One Rhodobacteraceae bacterium M385 genomic region harbors:
- a CDS encoding homocysteine S-methyltransferase family protein, producing MDITILDGGMGQELIARSKAPPTPLWSTDVMRAQPELVRDVHGDFFAAGAQIATANTYAVHRDRLVNAGVEDEFEALHTLALDQARAARDAHGSGLVAGAIGPLGGSYRPDLQPEHSKAVALFAEIAALQAPLCDLLICESVASVAHARSVLEAARGHGVPVWLAFTVDDKDGSRLRSGEPLADAVAVSDGAAALLANCSVPEAMPAALKVLASAGVPFGAYANGFTEISAGFLEDAPTVEALTSRQDMGPDTYADHVMEWIAQGATIVGGCCEVGPAHIAEITRRVGALP from the coding sequence ATGGATATCACGATTTTGGACGGCGGCATGGGGCAGGAATTGATCGCAAGATCAAAGGCTCCGCCAACACCGCTTTGGTCCACGGATGTGATGCGGGCGCAGCCAGAACTGGTGCGCGATGTCCATGGTGATTTCTTTGCGGCAGGGGCGCAGATTGCGACGGCCAACACCTATGCAGTCCACCGTGACCGGTTGGTGAATGCCGGAGTGGAAGATGAGTTTGAGGCGCTCCATACCTTGGCTCTGGATCAAGCGCGGGCCGCCCGCGATGCCCATGGCAGCGGCTTGGTTGCCGGGGCGATTGGGCCGTTGGGCGGGTCCTACCGCCCTGATTTGCAACCAGAACACAGCAAGGCCGTCGCGCTTTTCGCCGAGATTGCGGCCCTGCAAGCGCCCCTATGCGATCTGTTGATTTGCGAATCCGTGGCCTCGGTCGCCCATGCAAGGTCGGTGTTGGAAGCCGCGCGAGGGCACGGTGTACCGGTGTGGCTTGCCTTCACGGTGGATGACAAGGACGGCAGCCGCCTGCGCTCGGGCGAGCCCTTGGCCGATGCGGTTGCGGTCAGCGATGGCGCGGCCGCGTTGCTGGCCAATTGCTCGGTTCCCGAAGCGATGCCTGCCGCGTTGAAAGTGCTGGCGAGCGCGGGCGTGCCCTTTGGGGCCTATGCCAACGGGTTCACCGAGATCAGCGCCGGGTTCCTGGAAGACGCGCCGACGGTGGAGGCGCTGACCTCGCGCCAGGATATGGGGCCGGACACCTACGCCGATCACGTCATGGAATGGATCGCCCAAGGGGCCACAATCGTCGGCGGTTGTTGCGAGGTTGGCCCCGCCCATATCGCGGAAATTACCCGCCGCGTCGGTGCCTTACCGTGA